Proteins encoded together in one Ictidomys tridecemlineatus isolate mIctTri1 chromosome 3, mIctTri1.hap1, whole genome shotgun sequence window:
- the LOC101975300 gene encoding uncharacterized protein LOC101975300, with product MARSCCSSCCKPTCCRTTCCKTTCWKPVCGNTCSHTSCCPPSCCGSSCSGKTSSGSSCCKPCCPPTSCETTSCKTTCCKPACVVSCCSTPSCKPSCCESCCCPNYCIIPCCQPCCPPTCCETTCCKTTYCKPTCVVCCSTPCCEPCCCPSCCIIPCRQPCCPPPCSRTTCCKTTCSKKSHVTHCCCKPCCQPCCYVCSCCQPCCP from the coding sequence ATGGCCcgctcctgctgctcctcttgcTGCAAGCCTACCTGCTGCAGGACCACCTGCTGCAAGACCACCTGCTGGAAACCAGTCTGTGGGAACACCTGCTCCCACACATCCTGCTGTCCACCCAGCTGTTGTGGGTCTAGCTGCAGTGGTAAAACCAGCAGTGggtccagctgctgcaagccaTGCTGTCCTCCAACTTCCTGTGAAACCACCTCCTGCAAGACCACTTGCTGCAAACCAGCCTGTGTGGTCAGCTGCTGCAGCACACCCAGCTGTAAGCCCAGCTGCTGTGAGTCTTGCTGCTGCCCCAATTATTGCATCATTCCCTGCTGCCAGCCCTGCTGTCCCCCAACTTGCTGTGAAACCACCTGCTGCAAGACCACCTACTGCAAACCAACCTGTGTGGTCTGCTGCAGCACACCCTGCTGTGAGCCTTGCTGCTGCCCCAGCTGCTGCATCATCCCCTGCCGTCAGCCCTGCTGCCCTCCTCCTTGCTCTAGAACCACCTGCTGCAAGACCACCTGCTCCAAAAAATCCCATGTGACCCACTGCTGCTGCAAACCCTGCTGCCAGCCCTGCTGCTATGTGTGCAGCTGCTGCCAGCCTTGCTGCCCGTGA